From Oryctolagus cuniculus chromosome 17, mOryCun1.1, whole genome shotgun sequence, a single genomic window includes:
- the GGT6 gene encoding glutathione hydrolase 6 produces MEPAAQPVFYQKLQLWEPSLEEEEEEETAEPLVPNPWRPQDAAGNKFRGLPGAWARIAAALLLLAVACSLAVRHLGTRGGSAAASDSAAPPPGGHSHRPGVYHHGAIISPAAECSQLGRELFTAGGNVVDAGVGAALCLAVVHPHATGLGATFWGLFLNSSSGNSTALTSGPAQTLAPGLGLPATLPTLHLLHARFGHLSWPHLLLGPTKLAQEGFTVDATLARALAAQGTKGLCPLLCHADGTPLGLGARATNPQLAAVLRRAALAPTPALARDALLSLLAGDLGLEVPSVWPIPTLEPALQLPVPQGLLLTTPSPSAGPELLTQLEAVLHSGGPSPNPCPPLLQTARTPGSSVLASVDSSGSVLLLASSLNGSFGSGHLSPSTGILLSNLVARSAPSTWACPLILRSSSDDMEADVLGLVASGTPHMAKAMTHALLSHLAGSQTQHQHGPTANPRTCGQGTLLQVAAHAEHAHVSSVPSGCCPFQGF; encoded by the exons ATGGAACCCGCCGCACAGCCGGTGTTCTACCAGAAGCTACAGCTCTGGGAGCCCAgcttggaggaggaagaggaagaagagacagcAGAGCCACTGGTTCCCAACCCCTGGAGGCCCCAGGACGCCGCTGG GAACAAGTTCCGTGGGCTTCCAGGAGCCTGGGCCCGAATAGCGGCCGCCCTCTTGCTGCTGGCCGTTGCCTGCTCCCTGGCTGTCAGGCACCTCGGAACTAGGGGCGGCTCGGCAGCAGCCTCGGACTCTGCGGCCCCTCCCCCTGGGGGCCACTCCCATCGCCCTGGCGTCTACCACCACGGTGCCATCATCAGCCCTGCAG CTGAATGCTCCCAGCTGGGCCGAGAGCTGTTCACTGCAGGGGGAAACGTCGTGGACGCCGGAGTGGGCGCCGCTCTGTGCCTGGCAGTGGTGCACCCTCATGCCACAGGGCTAG GTGCCACGTTCTGGGGCCTCTTCCTCAACAGCTCCTCAGGCAATTCGACTGCCCTGACGTCAGGCCCAGCCCAGACGCTGGCcccgggcctggggctgcccgcGACTCTGCctaccctgcacctgctgcatgcACGCTTTGGCCATCTGTCCTGGCCACATCTGCTGCTGGGGCCCACCAAGCTGGCTCAAGAGGGCTTCACGGTGGATGCAACTCTGGCAAGGGCTCTGGCGGCCCAGGGCACAAAGGGCCTCTGTCCACTGCTCTGCCATGCTGATGGGACCCCCCTGGGCCTTGGGGCCAGAGCCACCAACCCACAGCTGGCAGCTGTGCTACGCAGGGCAGCgcttgcccccaccccagcccttgcCAGGGATGCCCTCCTGAGCCTGCTGGCCGGAGACCTGGGGCTGGAGGTGCCCTCAGTGTGGCCCATACCCACcttggagccggcactgcagctacccgtgccccagggcctcctgctCACCACGCCCAGCCCCTCAGCTGGCCCAGAACTGCTGACCCAGCTGGAAGCAGTCCTACACTCAGGGGGACCCAGTCCCAACCCCTGCCCACCGCTCCTGCAAACTGCCAGGACCCCTGGGAGCAGCGTCCTGGCCTCCGTGGACAGCAGTGGCTCTGTGCTTCTTCTCGCCTCCTCCCTCAATGGCTCTTTCGGCTCGGGACACCTGTCCCCGAGCACGGGGATCCTGCTCAGCAACCTGGTGGCCAGATCTGCACCTAGCACCTGGGCCTGCCCCCTCATCCTCCGTAGCAGCTCGGACGACATGGAGGCCGATGTATTAGGGCTGGTGGCTTCAGGGACCCCGCACATGGCCAAAGCCATGACTCACGCCTTGCTCAGCCATCTTGCAGGGTCCCAAACCCAGCACCAGCATGGACCAACAGCGAACCCCAGGACCTGTGGCCAAGGGACCCTGCTCCAGGTGGCCGCCCATGCAGAACACGCCCACGTGTCCAgtgtccccagtggctgctgccccTTCCAGGGGTTCTAA